Genomic DNA from Acidaminococcales bacterium:
AAACCGACAGGAAAGCGCTTATTATCAGCGCCGTAATCACGACAAATGCCGCTAAATACTTATATTCGCGGTTTAAGAAAGCCATGGCCCCTTCATGAATGTAACCCGCTATCTCCCGCATGCGTTCGTTTCCGGGATTGGCGCGGCTAATCGCCGAGGCGAGCGAGTAAGCAAAAAACAAAGCCATAAACCCTACGACAATAGGTAAAACAAGTTGATTTTCCAAGTCAGATTTGACTCCTTTCACTGATCATAAGAGTTTGACGAACACAAAATGCCGCCGTCCGGCTTGTTGAACGAGACTTCGTTAAGCACAAGGGCCAAATCCCCGCCGAGCCCACGCCGAACTTAGCCGCCCTTCGCAACCCGCCGCCCCAGAGCCGAAAACTTGGGGCGGGTTCGTTCGGTGTTGAAAGAAAGGCGCAGCAAGCGGATGAAAAAATCATCCTTTGGCCTCAAACCATTGTCAATTTAGCCAAAAGCACGTTGATCACGCCGAAAAGCACGGCCAAGGCCATAGTAGCCTTGTAAAGCAAAAGATCCACGCCTTTCACCTTGCCGCCAAAGAGCGCGTCCGCGCCCCCGTCTATCGCGCCAAGCCCGGCGCTTCTGCCGGGCTGCAATATAACGACTACGATAATTAAAACGGCAATTAACGCATCAAGCACCAGCAATCCTGTAACCACAACAATCTTTCCTCCTTAACCGGCAAATCCGGCAAAACAAGCGC
This window encodes:
- the secG gene encoding preprotein translocase subunit SecG, which encodes MVTGLLVLDALIAVLIIVVVILQPGRSAGLGAIDGGADALFGGKVKGVDLLLYKATMALAVLFGVINVLLAKLTMV